One genomic segment of Micromonospora sp. WMMC415 includes these proteins:
- a CDS encoding ABC transporter substrate-binding protein, with the protein MSLTTPRRRRARTAALLALILLAASGCADGERGASSSGPVKIGLLASLSGTYQAVGKDIRDGFELYLSTHDGKLGGRSVELVVADEGNGAATAVPAATKLLKQDRVVALTGIVGGGSVAAVYPLLNETRVPLVGSNGRPELKDVSRIWHTSYLSDEPGEAIAQHVRDNVEGSVYAIGPDYQGGWDELRGFTDTFVKAGGTLANPDGRTTFTPFPTTTNFTPYFARIKASGADAVYTFYAGSAAVDFVKQYAQSEIKDLPLYAAGFLTEGGVLQAQGEAARDIYSVLNYSPDLDNAENRAFVAAWKATKDGSPTTYAMASYDAAAVLDRAIAAAGDDPTPESINAAIGQLGQIASPRGSWQFSPSTHAPVQKWYLRQVRQDGRALSNTVVDDLATVGG; encoded by the coding sequence ATGTCACTGACCACCCCGCGGCGCCGCCGTGCCCGCACCGCGGCGCTGCTCGCCCTGATCCTGCTCGCCGCGTCCGGCTGTGCCGACGGCGAGCGCGGCGCGTCGTCAAGCGGACCGGTCAAGATCGGCCTGCTGGCCTCCCTGTCCGGCACGTACCAGGCGGTCGGCAAGGATATCCGCGACGGTTTCGAGCTCTACCTGTCCACGCACGACGGCAAGCTCGGCGGTCGCTCGGTGGAACTCGTGGTCGCCGACGAAGGCAACGGCGCGGCCACCGCGGTGCCCGCCGCGACGAAGCTGCTCAAACAGGACCGGGTGGTCGCGCTCACCGGCATCGTCGGTGGCGGTTCGGTGGCCGCGGTCTACCCGCTGCTCAACGAGACCCGGGTGCCGCTGGTCGGCTCGAACGGGCGTCCGGAGCTGAAGGACGTGTCCCGGATCTGGCACACCTCCTACCTCTCCGACGAGCCGGGGGAGGCGATCGCCCAGCACGTGCGCGACAACGTCGAGGGCAGCGTCTACGCGATCGGCCCGGACTACCAGGGCGGCTGGGACGAGCTGCGCGGCTTCACCGACACGTTCGTGAAGGCCGGTGGCACCCTGGCCAACCCCGACGGCAGGACCACCTTCACCCCGTTCCCGACGACCACCAACTTCACCCCGTACTTCGCGCGGATCAAGGCCTCGGGCGCGGACGCCGTCTACACCTTCTACGCCGGCAGCGCGGCCGTCGACTTCGTCAAGCAGTACGCCCAGTCGGAGATCAAGGACCTGCCCCTCTACGCCGCCGGCTTCCTGACCGAGGGCGGTGTCCTGCAGGCGCAGGGCGAGGCCGCCCGCGACATCTACTCGGTGCTCAACTACTCGCCCGACCTCGACAACGCGGAGAACCGGGCCTTCGTGGCGGCCTGGAAGGCCACGAAGGACGGCTCCCCGACGACGTACGCGATGGCCTCGTACGACGCCGCGGCGGTGCTGGACCGGGCCATCGCCGCCGCCGGGGACGATCCGACCCCGGAGAGCATCAACGCGGCCATCGGCCAGCTCGGCCAGATCGCCAGTCCGCGCGGCAGCTGGCAGTTCTCACCGAGCACCCACGCGCCCGTGCAGAAGTGGTATCTGCGCCAGGTGCGCCAGGACGGCCGGGCGCTGTCCAACACCGTCGTGGACGACCTCGCCACCGTCGGCGGGTGA
- a CDS encoding nitrate- and nitrite sensing domain-containing protein, translating into MASSTRSHAARPYPTRRRGWKIAGRLRLIVAAPLVAVMGFAGLALTESARQTTRASDLGLLAQLGAEAGDLAHRLQHERIAAADLLTRGAPEQQEAFADVTAATDDAVARYQRQRARMPAAPATDQAVLLRVDAALASLPPLRAQVRTAEHASVSAMTFSYRIAIADLFSLRESVTLGVVNPSIADGIRASAALSKAAEAVGQQQVAVLRAVAADQLTPAVQQDITAARAGFTESSLSFLALARPDWRGWWAQAGSGEDALLLQRMQDEVSRTRSGSRLRLDLGTWVAATQQWTVRLAELRHRVDAAVLDDIRAAHADQRRRTVVEAAAALVALLLTALVTWAVARQITRRLHRLRDAANQVAFERLPQVVARLQQPDSSSVDPDDLARRQAADALEPSSDDEIGEVGEAFSAVHRAAVRTAAEQAVMRANTADIFIHLSRREQRLVDAVLAQVDKVEQDETDPERLHQLYTLDNLATRMGRINASLLVLGGVGVGRVRRHDVPLQHVLQAAQSQIEHYARIRLGMVDGDVAVAAGTVDEIVHLLAELMDNATGYSPPDTETWVTGRSLGDRVIVQISDEGVGLSPQRRQQLNDLLARPPAIDVAAVRAMGLVVVGQLAARLGVAVQLRPGPRRGTIAEAALPGTMIRPLPPEEFLLTPARPSRRAARAAVAPPAHRPGPQPQAGRAVSDRVLPAAPVFRPAPMPPGRGDAPTEELRIFQQTNQWFQADRPDGADGTPWASPADDAWRTAARAHPPEVTDTTSAGLPRRQPQRLLVPGGVTVPQQRSEYRDPTQVASAMAAYARGVAGRRPNLVNN; encoded by the coding sequence TTGGCGTCGAGCACGAGGTCCCACGCGGCCCGACCCTACCCGACGCGCCGCCGCGGCTGGAAGATAGCCGGCCGGCTGCGGCTGATCGTGGCGGCCCCGCTGGTCGCGGTGATGGGCTTCGCCGGGCTGGCACTGACCGAGAGCGCCCGCCAGACCACCCGCGCGAGCGATCTCGGGCTCCTGGCACAACTCGGCGCCGAGGCCGGCGACCTGGCCCACCGGTTGCAGCACGAGCGCATCGCCGCCGCCGACCTGCTGACCCGGGGCGCGCCCGAGCAGCAGGAGGCCTTCGCCGACGTCACCGCCGCGACCGACGACGCCGTCGCCCGCTACCAGCGGCAACGGGCGCGGATGCCCGCCGCGCCCGCCACCGACCAGGCCGTCCTGCTGCGGGTCGACGCGGCCCTGGCCAGCCTGCCGCCGTTGCGTGCGCAGGTGCGGACGGCGGAACACGCCTCGGTGTCGGCGATGACCTTCAGCTACCGGATCGCCATCGCCGACCTGTTCAGCCTGCGCGAGAGCGTCACCCTCGGGGTGGTCAACCCTTCGATCGCGGACGGCATCCGAGCCTCCGCGGCGCTGTCCAAGGCCGCCGAGGCGGTCGGCCAGCAGCAGGTCGCCGTCCTGCGGGCGGTCGCGGCCGATCAGCTGACCCCCGCCGTGCAGCAGGACATCACGGCCGCCCGGGCGGGCTTCACCGAGTCCAGCCTGTCCTTCCTCGCGCTCGCCCGGCCCGACTGGCGGGGCTGGTGGGCGCAGGCCGGCAGCGGCGAGGACGCCCTGCTGCTGCAACGGATGCAGGACGAGGTGTCCAGAACCCGGTCCGGGAGCCGGCTCCGGCTGGACCTCGGCACCTGGGTCGCCGCGACCCAGCAGTGGACCGTCCGCCTGGCCGAGCTGCGCCACCGGGTCGACGCGGCGGTGCTCGACGACATCCGGGCCGCGCACGCGGACCAACGCCGACGCACGGTCGTGGAGGCCGCCGCCGCACTGGTGGCCCTGCTGCTCACCGCGCTGGTCACCTGGGCGGTGGCGCGGCAGATCACCCGGCGGCTGCACCGGCTGCGGGACGCCGCGAACCAGGTCGCCTTCGAGCGGCTGCCGCAGGTCGTGGCCCGCCTCCAGCAGCCGGACAGCTCCTCGGTGGACCCGGACGACCTGGCCCGCCGGCAGGCCGCCGACGCCCTGGAACCGTCCAGCGACGACGAGATCGGCGAGGTGGGGGAGGCGTTCAGCGCGGTGCACCGGGCGGCCGTGCGTACCGCGGCCGAGCAGGCCGTCATGCGGGCCAACACCGCCGACATCTTCATCCACCTCAGCCGCCGGGAGCAGCGGCTGGTCGACGCGGTGCTCGCCCAGGTCGACAAGGTCGAGCAGGACGAGACCGACCCCGAGCGGCTGCACCAGCTGTACACGCTGGACAACCTGGCCACCCGCATGGGGCGGATCAACGCCAGCCTGCTGGTGCTCGGCGGGGTCGGCGTCGGGCGGGTGCGGCGGCACGACGTACCGCTGCAACACGTGCTCCAGGCCGCGCAGAGCCAGATCGAGCACTACGCCAGGATCCGCCTCGGCATGGTCGACGGCGACGTCGCGGTCGCGGCCGGGACCGTCGACGAGATCGTGCACCTGCTGGCCGAGCTGATGGACAACGCCACCGGGTACTCCCCGCCGGACACCGAGACGTGGGTGACCGGACGCAGCCTGGGCGACCGGGTGATCGTCCAGATCAGCGACGAGGGCGTGGGGCTGTCCCCGCAACGTCGCCAGCAGCTCAACGACCTGCTCGCCCGCCCGCCCGCCATCGACGTCGCCGCCGTGCGGGCGATGGGACTGGTTGTCGTGGGGCAACTCGCCGCGCGGCTGGGCGTGGCCGTCCAGCTCCGCCCCGGTCCCCGCCGCGGCACCATCGCCGAGGCGGCGCTCCCGGGAACGATGATCCGGCCGCTGCCGCCGGAGGAGTTCCTGCTCACGCCCGCTCGACCGTCCCGGCGCGCGGCGCGGGCCGCCGTCGCGCCGCCGGCCCACCGGCCAGGCCCACAGCCGCAGGCCGGGAGAGCGGTGAGCGACCGGGTGCTGCCAGCGGCGCCGGTCTTCCGGCCCGCGCCGATGCCGCCCGGGCGGGGCGACGCGCCGACCGAGGAGCTCCGCATCTTCCAGCAGACGAACCAGTGGTTCCAGGCCGACCGCCCCGACGGGGCCGACGGGACACCGTGGGCGAGCCCCGCCGACGACGCCTGGCGTACGGCCGCCCGTGCCCACCCGCCAGAGGTCACCGACACCACCTCCGCCGGCCTGCCCCGGCGGCAGCCGCAACGGCTGCTGGTGCCGGGCGGCGTCACGGTGCCCCAGCAGCGCTCCGAGTACCGCGACCCGACCCAGGTGGCCAGCGCGATGGCCGCGTACGCGCGGGGAGTCGCCGGCCGCCGGCCCAACCTGGTCAACAACTGA
- a CDS encoding roadblock/LC7 domain-containing protein, translated as MTDQQDLGWLLDAFAERATEVSHAIAISSDGLMVAATRGLPPDRADQLAATGSGLVSLLRGAAAFFGAGAVISNVTQLEGGFMFSMAFNDGASLLVLADPRCDVGKVSYEMTELANRIGDALTPAALSRSR; from the coding sequence GTGACCGACCAACAGGATCTCGGCTGGCTGCTGGACGCCTTCGCCGAGCGCGCCACCGAGGTCAGCCATGCGATCGCCATCTCCAGCGACGGCCTCATGGTGGCCGCCACCCGCGGCCTTCCGCCGGACCGGGCCGACCAGCTGGCGGCGACCGGCAGTGGGCTGGTGAGCCTCCTGCGCGGCGCGGCGGCGTTCTTCGGCGCGGGCGCGGTGATCTCCAACGTCACCCAGCTGGAGGGCGGCTTCATGTTCTCCATGGCCTTCAACGACGGCGCCTCCCTGCTCGTGCTCGCCGACCCGCGGTGCGATGTCGGCAAGGTCTCCTACGAGATGACCGAGCTGGCGAACCGCATCGGCGACGCGCTGACCCCGGCGGCGCTCAGCCGCAGCCGCTGA
- a CDS encoding helix-turn-helix transcriptional regulator codes for MDRTPPSSAAPSDASHRFRSELRGWRTRQGLTQRALAERVRFSRETVAAVESGRRYGSQEFAVRCDEVLGTGGRLAALWPQVAAEQLAADGRRGPRAGETPRADPDGAAPVHLRDARNPEAVVAAAIDELRELIGQVLGQPETGGPPRRSADQR; via the coding sequence ATGGACCGCACGCCACCGTCGAGCGCCGCACCCTCCGACGCCAGCCATCGGTTCCGCTCCGAACTGCGCGGCTGGCGGACCCGGCAGGGGCTGACCCAGCGGGCGCTGGCGGAGCGGGTCCGGTTCAGCCGGGAGACGGTCGCCGCGGTCGAGTCCGGCCGCCGGTACGGCAGTCAGGAGTTCGCCGTCCGCTGCGACGAGGTGCTCGGCACCGGGGGCCGGCTGGCGGCGTTGTGGCCGCAGGTCGCGGCCGAGCAGTTGGCCGCGGATGGTCGGCGCGGGCCCCGGGCCGGGGAGACACCGCGGGCGGACCCGGACGGTGCCGCGCCGGTCCACCTGCGGGACGCGCGCAACCCGGAGGCGGTCGTGGCGGCCGCCATCGACGAGTTGCGGGAGCTGATCGGCCAGGTGCTCGGCCAGCCGGAGACCGGCGGACCGCCGCGCCGGTCGGCCGACCAGCGCTGA
- a CDS encoding DUF1800 family protein, protein MTEREAVAHLLRRATFGPTAGEVDAAERAGVAATLDSLLAPPGADRGTAATPLPALGPDPYAELADKPTREQRQAANRERREQVLRLSGWWLDRMVAADDQAGEKLLFFWHGHWATSVRKVRSAPLMLRHLETLRRHGRGPLDALVTAMVRDPALILWLDGHRNTRKAPNENLARELMELFTLGIGGGYTETDVREGARALTGWVVDRRTGAARFTPRRHDPGPKTILGVTGDLDATAYARLLASRPEAARFVASRLWFRYAGPQVPAPADLAGPDTVGTLRRVFTAPAFAQSPGTLVKQPVEWLVGALRQLGVRPSTLPEQRRRQLLAGLEAMDQVPLRPPSVGGWPAGGAWLTTSSLQARLRSANLLAAVAAPAALDRLAAAPPDGRLDALARLLVVDSWSVRTRAALTPLAGEPRQLLAAGLVSPEYTVS, encoded by the coding sequence ATGACTGAGCGGGAAGCCGTCGCACATCTGCTGCGTCGCGCCACCTTCGGCCCGACGGCCGGGGAGGTGGACGCGGCGGAGCGGGCCGGCGTGGCGGCCACTCTGGACTCACTGCTCGCCCCGCCCGGCGCCGACCGGGGAACGGCAGCGACCCCGCTACCTGCGCTGGGCCCGGACCCGTACGCGGAACTGGCCGACAAGCCGACCCGGGAGCAGCGGCAGGCGGCCAACCGGGAGCGACGCGAGCAGGTGCTGCGGCTGTCCGGCTGGTGGCTGGACCGTATGGTCGCTGCCGACGACCAGGCGGGCGAGAAGTTGCTGTTCTTCTGGCACGGCCACTGGGCGACCAGCGTACGCAAGGTCCGGTCCGCGCCGCTGATGCTGCGGCACCTGGAAACGCTACGCCGGCACGGGCGCGGTCCGCTGGACGCGCTGGTGACCGCGATGGTGCGCGATCCCGCCCTGATCCTCTGGTTGGACGGCCACAGGAACACCCGGAAGGCGCCGAACGAGAACCTGGCCCGCGAGCTGATGGAGCTCTTCACGCTCGGCATCGGCGGCGGCTACACCGAGACGGATGTGAGGGAGGGCGCCCGGGCGCTCACCGGCTGGGTGGTGGACCGCCGCACCGGGGCGGCCCGGTTCACCCCGCGCCGGCACGACCCGGGGCCGAAGACCATCCTCGGGGTCACCGGCGACCTCGACGCCACGGCGTACGCCCGGCTGCTGGCCAGCCGTCCGGAGGCCGCGCGGTTCGTCGCGAGCCGGCTGTGGTTCCGGTACGCCGGCCCGCAGGTGCCCGCACCGGCCGACCTCGCCGGCCCGGACACCGTCGGTACGCTGCGCCGGGTGTTCACCGCGCCAGCCTTCGCGCAGAGCCCGGGCACCCTCGTCAAGCAGCCCGTCGAGTGGCTGGTCGGGGCGCTACGTCAGCTCGGCGTCCGCCCCTCCACCCTGCCGGAGCAGCGACGCCGGCAGCTGCTCGCCGGCTTGGAGGCGATGGACCAGGTACCCCTGCGCCCGCCGAGTGTCGGCGGTTGGCCGGCGGGCGGCGCCTGGTTGACCACCTCGTCGTTGCAGGCTCGACTCCGCTCGGCGAACCTGCTGGCCGCCGTCGCCGCCCCCGCCGCGCTGGACCGTCTCGCCGCCGCGCCGCCGGACGGCCGGCTCGACGCGCTCGCCCGGCTGCTCGTCGTGGACAGCTGGAGCGTCCGCACCCGGGCCGCCCTGACGCCGCTGGCCGGTGAGCCACGGCAGCTACTGGCCGCCGGCCTGGTCAGTCCCGAATACACCGTCAGCTGA
- a CDS encoding DUF5872 domain-containing protein: MARYTKPDLREQIKEEIKASDKGGRPGQWSARKSQLLTQEYKRRGGGFQGPKDERQKSLQRWGSENWQTKEGDTRARRDGETRRYLPEQAWKRLSPEERRATDAKKRRESRSGRQYVPNTGPAKRARRNATSAGRLSELTVAEASKLVHGLDTRQLKAALERERGGKARKTLIQRLQSELNRR, from the coding sequence ATGGCACGGTATACCAAGCCCGATCTCCGGGAGCAGATCAAGGAAGAGATCAAGGCATCGGACAAGGGCGGCCGGCCCGGACAGTGGTCGGCCCGCAAGTCGCAGCTGCTCACCCAGGAGTACAAACGGCGCGGAGGTGGCTTCCAAGGCCCGAAGGACGAGCGGCAGAAGTCGCTGCAGCGGTGGGGCAGCGAGAACTGGCAGACCAAGGAAGGCGACACCCGGGCGCGGCGGGACGGCGAGACCCGCCGCTACCTTCCGGAGCAGGCCTGGAAGCGGCTCTCACCCGAGGAGCGACGCGCGACCGACGCCAAGAAGCGCAGGGAGTCGAGGTCGGGCCGGCAGTACGTGCCCAACACCGGGCCGGCCAAGCGCGCCCGCCGGAACGCCACGTCCGCGGGGAGGCTGTCCGAGCTGACGGTCGCCGAGGCGAGCAAGCTCGTCCACGGCCTGGACACCCGCCAGCTCAAGGCGGCCCTGGAGCGGGAACGCGGCGGCAAGGCCCGCAAGACCCTGATCCAGCGGCTCCAGTCGGAGCTCAACCGCCGCTGA
- a CDS encoding beta-N-acetylhexosaminidase, with protein MRRRNTMTRLLAVAVLGLPFVLPVPPAVAAPVRQLSDVVPAPVETRPDARGTFTLGPHTVIRTSPGSVPAWRVGRQLAETLRPATGYPLPVLPVRSTPLPEIALVMEGADGRVGPEGYQLDVTRRGVTIRANTAAGLFAGTQTLRQLLPARIEASERQRVTWSVPGGRIVDYPRFAYRGAMLDLARHFHTVDEITAYVDLLSQYKINYLHLHLTDDQGWRIQIDSWPRLATVGGGPGTGVDGAGPGYLTKADYQAVVAHAAERHITIVPEIDMPGHTNAAQSTYPELNCDGIAPPPRTDMAVGYSSLCIDDELTYRFVEDVIREVAAITPGPFLHIGGDEAHATTDEDYRTFMERVLPLVAKYGKRTSGWNEIVQVDPPTDVVAQFWGTGTTDDVLAEAAARGNKVIMSPASKAYLDMKYDATTRLGLRWAGYIEVRDAYGWDPAHRVTGVGEDAILGVEAPLWSETLRSLDDIEYMAFPRLPAIAELGWSQAASHDWESFRTRLGAQAPRWRLQEVDFYPSPQVSWS; from the coding sequence GTGCGTCGGCGAAACACCATGACCCGCCTGCTGGCCGTGGCCGTACTCGGACTGCCGTTCGTCCTCCCGGTGCCCCCGGCCGTGGCCGCCCCGGTCCGGCAGCTGAGCGATGTGGTCCCCGCGCCCGTCGAGACCCGCCCCGACGCCCGGGGCACGTTCACGCTCGGCCCGCACACCGTCATCCGCACGTCGCCCGGCTCGGTCCCCGCCTGGCGGGTGGGGCGGCAACTCGCCGAGACGCTGCGCCCCGCGACCGGCTACCCGCTGCCGGTACTGCCGGTCCGCTCGACGCCGCTGCCGGAGATCGCCCTGGTCATGGAGGGCGCGGACGGGCGCGTCGGCCCGGAGGGATACCAGCTCGACGTCACCCGGCGGGGCGTGACGATCCGGGCGAACACGGCGGCCGGGCTGTTCGCCGGCACGCAGACGCTGCGGCAACTGCTGCCCGCCCGGATCGAGGCGTCCGAACGGCAGCGGGTCACCTGGTCGGTGCCCGGCGGGCGGATCGTGGACTATCCGCGCTTCGCGTACCGGGGGGCGATGCTCGACCTGGCTCGACACTTCCACACCGTCGACGAGATCACGGCGTACGTGGACCTGCTGAGCCAGTACAAGATCAACTATCTGCACCTCCATCTCACCGACGACCAGGGCTGGCGGATCCAGATCGACTCCTGGCCCCGGCTCGCCACCGTCGGCGGCGGTCCGGGCACCGGCGTCGACGGTGCCGGGCCCGGGTACCTCACCAAGGCCGACTACCAGGCCGTGGTGGCCCACGCCGCCGAGCGGCACATCACGATCGTTCCCGAGATCGACATGCCGGGGCACACCAACGCCGCCCAGTCGACGTACCCCGAACTCAACTGCGACGGAATCGCGCCGCCGCCCCGTACCGACATGGCGGTCGGCTACAGCTCCCTGTGCATCGACGACGAGTTGACCTACCGGTTCGTCGAGGACGTCATCCGCGAGGTCGCGGCGATCACGCCCGGGCCGTTCCTGCACATCGGCGGCGACGAGGCGCACGCGACCACGGACGAGGACTACCGCACGTTCATGGAGCGCGTGCTGCCGCTCGTCGCGAAGTACGGCAAGCGCACCTCGGGCTGGAACGAGATCGTGCAGGTGGACCCGCCGACCGACGTCGTGGCCCAGTTCTGGGGTACCGGCACGACCGACGACGTGCTGGCCGAGGCCGCCGCCCGGGGCAACAAGGTGATCATGTCGCCGGCGAGCAAGGCCTACCTCGACATGAAGTACGACGCCACCACCCGCCTGGGCCTGCGGTGGGCCGGCTACATCGAGGTGCGCGACGCGTACGGCTGGGACCCGGCGCACCGCGTGACGGGCGTCGGCGAAGACGCGATCCTCGGCGTCGAGGCGCCGCTGTGGTCGGAGACGCTGCGCAGCCTGGACGACATCGAGTACATGGCCTTCCCGCGCCTGCCCGCGATCGCCGAACTCGGCTGGTCGCAGGCGGCCAGCCACGACTGGGAGTCGTTCCGGACCCGACTGGGGGCGCAGGCGCCGCGGTGGCGCCTGCAGGAGGTGGACTTCTACCCGTCCCCCCAGGTGTCGTGGTCGTGA
- a CDS encoding DUF1501 domain-containing protein — protein MDALTRRRFLLASGVVGATALAAGAAAYRLDDLFATAGDRDPDAATLVLVTLYGGNDGLNTVVPYTDPAYYSARPELAYSAEQVKRLDDTVGLNPALGGLHRLHGEGRLAVVRGVGYPKPDRSHFRSMDIWHTAQPARPGTTGWLGRWLDRAGGDPRLAVSFEPALPPLLAGERAAGASVPVTERKAARGLPEPVLAALAATESGESAARARAAACFADLLSVDEMVRTVHDAAGTDEPEADGEAGPATATGGARTPLDAQLDLVAQCVEAGVMTRVFSVSLGGFDTHADEKQLQEVLLGQVDRAVTAFVDRMARSGAGRKVVVAVYSEFGRRVRANASDGTDHGTASDVLLLGSAVRGGVHGEAPSLTDLDDGDLTFTTDFRDVYATLLEQVLETDPGAVLDGWRGRLAGVV, from the coding sequence ATGGACGCCCTGACCCGACGACGGTTCCTCCTGGCGAGCGGGGTGGTCGGCGCGACCGCGCTCGCGGCCGGCGCCGCCGCGTACCGCCTGGACGACCTGTTCGCCACCGCCGGCGACCGCGACCCGGACGCCGCCACGCTGGTCCTGGTCACCCTGTACGGCGGCAACGACGGTCTCAACACGGTCGTCCCGTACACCGATCCGGCGTATTACTCCGCCCGTCCCGAACTGGCCTACTCCGCCGAGCAGGTGAAGCGGCTCGACGACACGGTGGGCCTCAACCCGGCGCTGGGCGGGCTGCACCGTCTGCACGGCGAGGGCCGGCTCGCGGTGGTCCGGGGTGTCGGCTACCCGAAGCCGGACCGCAGCCACTTCCGGTCGATGGACATCTGGCACACCGCCCAGCCGGCGCGCCCCGGCACCACAGGGTGGCTCGGTCGGTGGCTGGACCGCGCCGGCGGCGACCCCCGACTCGCGGTGTCGTTCGAGCCGGCCCTGCCCCCGCTGCTCGCCGGTGAGCGCGCGGCGGGTGCCTCGGTGCCGGTGACCGAGCGAAAGGCGGCGCGCGGCCTGCCCGAGCCGGTCCTCGCCGCGCTCGCCGCCACCGAATCGGGCGAATCGGCGGCCCGGGCCCGGGCCGCCGCCTGCTTCGCCGACCTGCTGTCGGTCGACGAGATGGTGCGCACGGTGCACGACGCCGCCGGCACCGACGAGCCGGAGGCGGACGGCGAGGCCGGCCCCGCCACCGCGACCGGGGGTGCCCGCACTCCGCTCGACGCCCAGCTCGACCTGGTCGCGCAGTGCGTCGAGGCCGGGGTGATGACCCGGGTCTTCTCGGTCTCGCTCGGCGGCTTCGACACGCACGCCGACGAGAAGCAGTTGCAGGAGGTGCTGCTCGGCCAGGTGGACCGCGCGGTGACCGCCTTTGTGGACCGGATGGCGCGGAGCGGGGCCGGCCGGAAGGTCGTGGTGGCCGTGTACTCCGAGTTCGGGCGCCGGGTGCGTGCCAACGCCTCCGACGGCACCGACCACGGCACCGCCTCCGACGTGCTGCTGCTCGGGTCGGCGGTGCGCGGCGGAGTGCACGGCGAGGCACCCAGCCTCACCGACCTGGACGACGGGGACCTCACGTTCACCACCGACTTTCGGGACGTCTACGCCACCCTGCTGGAGCAGGTTCTGGAGACCGACCCGGGTGCGGTGCTGGACGGCTGGCGTGGCCGGCTGGCCGGCGTCGTGTGA
- a CDS encoding cytochrome P450, translated as MRLNPFAGAYLADPAQVWRQLLDVPGGVRHDEELGLWLITRHADVRRALSDAGAFGNALTLAPVYDVCPEAMDVVMRIDAPPTTAAADPPVHPRTRRALRATFANTPDRVERRYGAIVRRRVDELVSRLVARDGGRADLVPDFTTELPLLVLLDILGVPEGDIGRVRAWADGQIALIWGRPDPAEQVRLAQGLLEFWRYCQQFVGRRLDGGRYGDDHVGRLLAYRDGDDEVLTVAEVSSIVFNLLVAGHETTAGLLAHALDQALSSPGRWRALTEDPGLIPGFLTETLRYAPAIDGWLRVTTRPVLMGGVTIPAGARCLLLIGAANRDPAVFARADRFDPARPDAGDHLSFGHGPHFCIGAALARLEAGIALDRLAAALPGLRLATGHRRSYQPNLAFRAHRGLPVVIDTARPSGSRTASGVERPAA; from the coding sequence ATGCGGTTGAATCCGTTCGCCGGTGCGTATCTCGCCGATCCGGCGCAGGTCTGGCGGCAGCTCCTCGACGTGCCCGGCGGGGTGCGTCACGACGAGGAGCTGGGGCTGTGGTTGATCACCAGGCACGCGGACGTGCGCCGGGCGCTGAGCGACGCCGGGGCCTTCGGCAACGCGCTCACCCTCGCGCCGGTCTACGACGTCTGCCCGGAGGCGATGGACGTCGTCATGCGGATCGACGCGCCGCCCACGACGGCCGCCGCCGACCCGCCGGTGCACCCCCGGACCCGGCGGGCGCTGCGGGCGACCTTCGCCAACACCCCGGACCGGGTGGAGCGGCGGTACGGCGCGATCGTGCGGCGCCGGGTCGACGAACTGGTGTCCCGGCTCGTCGCCCGGGACGGCGGCCGGGCCGACCTCGTCCCGGACTTCACCACCGAGCTGCCCCTGCTGGTCCTGCTCGACATCCTCGGCGTGCCGGAGGGGGACATCGGGCGGGTCCGGGCCTGGGCGGACGGGCAGATCGCGCTGATCTGGGGGAGGCCGGACCCGGCCGAACAGGTTCGGCTGGCGCAGGGGCTGCTGGAGTTCTGGCGCTACTGCCAGCAGTTCGTCGGCCGCCGGCTCGACGGCGGCCGGTACGGCGACGACCACGTCGGCCGGTTGCTGGCGTACCGCGACGGTGACGACGAGGTGCTCACCGTGGCCGAGGTGTCGAGCATCGTGTTCAACCTCCTGGTGGCGGGGCACGAGACCACGGCCGGGCTGCTCGCCCACGCGCTGGACCAGGCGCTGTCCAGTCCGGGCCGGTGGCGGGCGCTGACCGAGGACCCGGGGCTGATTCCCGGGTTCCTCACCGAGACGTTGCGGTACGCGCCCGCCATCGACGGTTGGCTGCGGGTGACCACCCGACCGGTCCTCATGGGCGGTGTCACCATCCCGGCGGGGGCGCGCTGCCTGCTGCTGATCGGCGCGGCGAACCGGGACCCGGCGGTGTTCGCCCGGGCGGACCGGTTCGACCCCGCCCGGCCCGACGCCGGCGACCATCTCTCCTTCGGGCACGGGCCGCACTTCTGCATCGGCGCCGCACTCGCTCGACTGGAGGCCGGGATCGCGCTGGACCGGCTCGCCGCGGCCCTTCCCGGCCTGCGGCTGGCGACCGGCCACCGCCGTTCGTACCAGCCCAACCTCGCGTTCCGCGCGCACCGCGGCCTGCCGGTGGTCATCGACACGGCACGGCCGTCCGGCAGCCGGACGGCGTCCGGCGTCGAGCGGCCTGCGGCCTGA